The following are from one region of the Terriglobales bacterium genome:
- a CDS encoding ABC transporter permease, with protein MNTLKSDFLYGVRMLRKSPAFTIVAVLTLALGIGANTTIFSLVNWLLLRPMPVTQPEQISVLAYSQRHGNTQNQFSVPDYRVIRSQTTNVFSDVAGYQIGIDGFSVEGRADRLMTYYVTGNFFRMLNMQPALGRLFLPEEGENVDSDPVIVLGYPYWQKRFGRQPDIVGKKVSLDGKPFTVIGVAPKEFYGPYPILEAQAYLPLGMNVVEGTPRDFMENRGMRQVVLMARLRDGVALEQATASLAVIGQHLGSDFPDFDKDMAIRAYSEVHSRPQPDSDNTVVIVAGLFLGLAAMVLLLACMNIANILLVRATVREREVAIRAALGASRKRLIQQLLTESVLLALLGGLAGIVLGFGGSSLLGSLNLQTDLPIHLDFGFDWRVFGYAFSAALITGIVVGIVPAVRGSRGNLNAVLHQTGRGVVGGRARLRTALVVVQVGGSLILLIVAGLFTRSLQAAQRTNLGFDPNHVVNLYMDPSELGYKPDQTLQFYRDLLARVTQLGGVETAATASSAPMGYYGNGDGLIIEGYQPPQGQPGPGSQYELISGDYLGTMKIPLAEGRTFKDSDNDKAINVAIVNETMAKKYWPKQDPIGRHFRMVSNAKQTLEIVGVAKDARYQRGNGPFSNHFYMPLTQHAALGSLQVLQVRTHGDPASMIPEIERTIHALAPDLPVFEVKTMKQALYTLNGLLMFQLGASLAAVLGGLGLILSVIGVYGVISYSVSQRTQEIGIRMALGAQPGSILGLVLRQGVIIVCAGLVLGLACALASAKLVGKFLVVSGADPLTYFTVSATLTLVALAACYLPARRSTKVNPIVALRHE; from the coding sequence ATGAATACATTGAAGAGTGACTTTCTTTATGGCGTGCGCATGCTGCGCAAGAGTCCCGCATTCACAATTGTCGCGGTCTTGACGCTGGCACTTGGAATCGGAGCTAACACGACGATTTTCAGCCTCGTGAACTGGCTTCTTTTGCGGCCCATGCCGGTGACGCAGCCGGAGCAGATCAGCGTTCTCGCTTACAGCCAGAGGCATGGCAACACACAGAATCAGTTCTCGGTTCCCGACTATCGGGTTATACGCAGCCAGACGACGAATGTTTTCTCGGACGTTGCCGGATACCAAATCGGCATAGACGGCTTCAGCGTCGAGGGCAGAGCCGACCGGCTCATGACCTATTACGTGACGGGAAACTTCTTCCGCATGCTGAACATGCAGCCGGCACTCGGCCGTCTCTTCCTGCCGGAAGAGGGTGAGAACGTCGATTCCGATCCGGTGATCGTTCTCGGATACCCGTATTGGCAAAAGCGCTTTGGTCGACAGCCAGACATCGTAGGCAAGAAAGTTTCCCTCGATGGGAAGCCGTTTACCGTGATCGGCGTTGCGCCAAAAGAATTCTATGGACCGTATCCCATACTGGAAGCTCAGGCCTACCTGCCACTGGGTATGAACGTAGTGGAAGGCACGCCGCGCGATTTCATGGAGAATCGCGGTATGCGCCAAGTGGTCCTCATGGCCCGGCTTCGAGATGGGGTTGCGCTTGAACAAGCGACTGCATCGCTTGCCGTGATTGGACAGCACCTGGGCTCAGACTTTCCGGACTTTGATAAGGACATGGCAATTCGCGCTTACTCGGAGGTCCATTCACGTCCTCAGCCGGATTCCGACAATACGGTGGTGATCGTCGCAGGTTTGTTTCTCGGACTGGCGGCGATGGTTCTGCTGCTGGCGTGCATGAACATCGCCAACATCCTGCTCGTGCGGGCGACAGTGCGCGAGCGTGAGGTCGCAATTCGGGCTGCGCTCGGCGCTTCGCGAAAACGGCTGATCCAGCAACTGCTCACGGAAAGCGTTCTGCTTGCGTTGCTGGGTGGACTTGCCGGCATCGTGTTGGGATTCGGCGGAAGCTCGCTGCTGGGCTCGCTCAATCTCCAGACTGACTTGCCTATCCACCTCGACTTCGGCTTTGACTGGCGCGTCTTTGGATATGCGTTTTCTGCCGCATTGATTACTGGGATCGTCGTTGGAATTGTCCCAGCGGTTCGCGGTTCACGCGGGAATCTCAATGCTGTCCTGCACCAAACTGGACGCGGTGTCGTAGGTGGCCGTGCCCGTTTGCGGACGGCTCTAGTGGTCGTTCAAGTAGGCGGCTCGCTGATCCTGCTGATCGTTGCCGGACTCTTTACCCGTAGCCTGCAAGCGGCGCAGCGGACCAATTTGGGATTTGACCCCAATCACGTTGTTAACCTTTACATGGATCCCAGTGAGCTTGGTTACAAGCCCGACCAGACTCTCCAGTTCTATCGCGACTTGCTCGCGCGGGTCACACAACTCGGGGGTGTGGAAACGGCGGCCACTGCCAGCAGCGCGCCTATGGGGTACTACGGCAACGGGGATGGACTGATTATCGAGGGATACCAGCCGCCGCAAGGTCAACCTGGTCCGGGATCGCAATATGAATTGATCTCCGGAGACTACCTTGGAACGATGAAGATTCCACTCGCCGAGGGAAGGACTTTCAAAGACTCTGACAACGATAAGGCGATAAATGTGGCCATCGTGAACGAAACCATGGCCAAGAAATACTGGCCAAAACAGGATCCCATCGGGCGTCACTTCCGCATGGTCAGCAATGCTAAGCAGACGCTCGAGATCGTTGGCGTAGCAAAGGATGCCCGCTACCAGCGTGGTAATGGACCATTCTCGAACCACTTCTACATGCCCCTGACGCAGCACGCAGCCCTGGGTAGCCTGCAAGTCTTGCAGGTGCGGACCCATGGTGATCCGGCGAGCATGATTCCCGAGATCGAGCGGACAATCCACGCTCTGGCCCCTGATCTTCCGGTCTTCGAAGTAAAGACCATGAAGCAGGCCCTATACACACTCAACGGATTGCTGATGTTCCAACTCGGCGCGAGTCTGGCTGCCGTGTTGGGAGGTCTTGGCCTCATTCTCTCGGTGATCGGCGTTTATGGCGTGATCTCGTATTCCGTAAGCCAGCGAACACAGGAGATAGGAATCCGGATGGCTCTGGGAGCACAGCCTGGTTCGATTCTTGGCCTTGTTCTCCGACAAGGTGTGATTATCGTGTGTGCTGGACTGGTGCTTGGATTAGCTTGCGCGCTTGCTAGCGCGAAGCTCGTCGGCAAATTCCTGGTGGTTAGCGGCGCTGATCCGCTGACGTACTTTACTGTCTCCGCCACCTTGACTCTGGTTGCGCTAGCTGCCTGCTACCTGCCGGCACGACGCAGTACAAAAGTGAACCCGATTGTGGCGCTGCGGCACGAGTAA
- a CDS encoding GH92 family glycosyl hydrolase, which translates to MFPTLTLKKPDDALHGCSSLLLLLLFLCTITCAQESQRVSARPNPVDWVNPYIGTAGAGSDYGGTMPLVTTPFGMTNWTPQTRQNKISITSYHYDDTTISGFIGTHQPAIWMGDFGYVTIVPELGEIKTTPDARKLKFTREDELATPYYYSVVLDAGQSREIHAEMTATDHCGFLRFTFPADTRPSVLVEATRPNIIGSVELNLERKEISGFNPHRMDAHLGPFALPNFKGYFVVQFRDSWAESGTYQGSDTRGDRTSVSGNNVGAYATFRARDEKVIEVRVGTSFISIDQARANLQKEIPSWDFEGTRARLQQTWNQKLGLISIDGATDDQRAIFYTGLYHSLLYPRLFSEYGRYYSAFDDQVHNGVSYTAFSLWDTFRAEHSLLTLIALERVPDMMTALLQNYREGGWMPKWPNPSYTNIMIGTHADAVIAEAINKGFRGFDFNLAYQAAYKDAMTPPDDDTKHKWLDREEHTPYEARAGLTYAKTLGYVPADKTSEAASSTLEDAYDDYAVAQIAKAVGKQSDYEFFMNRSHNYELLFNPKTGFMQARNSDGSWADPGAGWTEGDTWVYTWSPMHDIPGLMKLMGGPDVFNRKLDEHFNGGHNKHDNEPSHHYGYLYDFSGQPWKTQAKVREIATQAYSNTPVGILGNEDCGQMSAWYIFTAMGFYPLNPVSGEYMIGSPLFERVTLNLPEGKSFVISARGNSPQNMYIQSAKLNGKPLAIPVLRYQDIQHGGNLEFEMGPTPSKWASDWHPEPLPRFQNRPR; encoded by the coding sequence ATGTTTCCGACGCTCACACTCAAGAAGCCGGACGATGCTCTTCATGGCTGTTCGTCTCTACTCCTTCTGCTGCTCTTTCTCTGCACGATAACCTGCGCCCAAGAGAGCCAAAGGGTCTCTGCCCGTCCGAACCCCGTCGACTGGGTGAACCCCTACATCGGCACCGCAGGCGCCGGCAGCGACTACGGTGGAACCATGCCGCTCGTGACTACGCCCTTCGGCATGACCAACTGGACGCCGCAGACTCGGCAAAACAAGATCAGCATCACCTCGTACCACTACGACGACACGACCATTTCGGGATTCATAGGTACGCATCAACCTGCAATCTGGATGGGAGACTTCGGATACGTCACCATCGTCCCCGAGCTGGGCGAGATCAAGACCACTCCCGATGCTCGCAAACTCAAGTTCACACGCGAAGATGAGCTCGCCACTCCGTACTACTACTCTGTCGTGCTGGATGCCGGGCAATCGCGGGAGATCCACGCCGAGATGACGGCGACGGATCACTGTGGTTTTCTGCGATTTACCTTCCCGGCGGATACTCGACCGAGCGTTCTGGTGGAAGCGACTCGTCCAAACATCATCGGCTCAGTCGAATTAAACCTGGAGCGCAAAGAGATCAGCGGATTCAATCCTCATCGCATGGACGCTCACCTCGGTCCTTTTGCGCTGCCGAATTTCAAAGGATACTTCGTGGTCCAATTCCGCGATTCTTGGGCAGAGAGCGGCACTTACCAGGGCTCGGATACGCGTGGGGATCGAACATCAGTCTCGGGAAACAATGTCGGAGCGTATGCGACCTTCCGTGCCAGAGATGAAAAGGTCATCGAGGTGCGTGTCGGAACGTCTTTCATCAGCATCGACCAGGCGCGTGCGAATCTCCAGAAAGAGATTCCGAGTTGGGACTTCGAAGGCACGCGCGCAAGACTGCAGCAGACCTGGAACCAAAAGCTTGGTCTTATCAGCATTGACGGTGCGACAGACGACCAGCGCGCAATCTTTTACACCGGTCTTTACCATTCGCTGTTATATCCGCGGCTCTTCTCGGAATACGGACGCTACTATAGTGCCTTCGACGATCAGGTTCATAACGGTGTCTCCTATACCGCCTTTTCCCTTTGGGACACATTTCGCGCCGAACACAGCCTGCTCACCCTGATTGCGCTAGAGCGCGTTCCCGATATGATGACGGCATTACTGCAGAATTACCGCGAAGGCGGCTGGATGCCGAAGTGGCCGAATCCTTCCTACACCAACATCATGATCGGCACGCACGCGGACGCCGTAATCGCCGAAGCCATCAACAAAGGATTCCGCGGATTCGATTTCAACCTCGCATACCAGGCCGCGTACAAAGACGCGATGACCCCTCCGGATGATGACACCAAGCACAAGTGGCTCGATCGTGAGGAGCACACGCCATATGAAGCGCGTGCAGGGCTCACGTATGCGAAAACTCTGGGCTACGTGCCGGCAGACAAAACCTCCGAAGCCGCCTCGTCAACTCTGGAAGATGCCTATGACGACTATGCCGTAGCTCAAATCGCCAAAGCGGTTGGCAAACAGAGCGACTACGAGTTCTTCATGAATCGCTCGCACAATTACGAATTGCTCTTCAATCCCAAAACAGGATTCATGCAAGCCCGCAATTCTGACGGTAGCTGGGCCGATCCTGGCGCAGGCTGGACGGAGGGCGATACCTGGGTTTACACCTGGTCGCCAATGCACGATATTCCCGGACTGATGAAGCTGATGGGTGGCCCGGATGTTTTCAACCGCAAGCTCGACGAGCATTTTAACGGCGGGCACAACAAGCACGACAACGAGCCCAGCCATCATTATGGCTATCTCTACGATTTCAGCGGCCAGCCTTGGAAGACGCAGGCGAAAGTTCGCGAAATTGCTACCCAGGCGTATTCCAATACGCCAGTAGGCATTCTAGGCAACGAAGACTGCGGGCAGATGTCGGCCTGGTACATCTTTACGGCAATGGGCTTTTATCCACTGAATCCCGTTTCGGGCGAGTACATGATCGGCAGCCCGCTCTTTGAGAGGGTCACATTGAATCTGCCCGAAGGCAAAAGCTTCGTAATCTCAGCTCGTGGGAATTCGCCGCAAAACATGTATATCCAGTCGGCAAAATTAAACGGCAAACCCTTGGCCATCCCTGTACTGCGCTATCAGGACATTCAGCACGGAGGTAACCTCGAGTTCGAAATGGGCCCGACGCCCTCGAAGTGGGCCAGCGATTGGCATCCGGAGCCATTACCACGGTTTCAGAACCGTCCGCGGTAG
- a CDS encoding DinB family protein — protein MTNDEINALLDYHYWARDRMLAALDALTPEQFTQPVESSFKSIRDTVVHTMGAEAVWYSRWRGNPQGMLTTEGFRDVASLCSAWRELESGVRAFFQGLGAERIETRMEYKSLKGEPHSSTFAQMLQHVVNHASYHRGQVTTMLRQIGAKPPESTDLINYYRMQEKARAATPGRTA, from the coding sequence ATGACCAACGACGAAATCAACGCTCTGCTCGACTATCACTATTGGGCCCGTGATCGCATGCTCGCTGCCCTCGATGCGCTGACGCCCGAGCAATTCACTCAACCCGTTGAAAGCAGCTTCAAGTCCATCCGCGACACTGTAGTTCACACGATGGGAGCCGAGGCTGTTTGGTACTCACGGTGGCGCGGCAACCCGCAAGGAATGCTCACGACGGAAGGATTTCGCGATGTAGCCTCGCTCTGTTCTGCGTGGCGCGAGCTCGAATCTGGTGTGCGCGCATTTTTTCAGGGATTAGGCGCGGAAAGAATTGAAACGCGGATGGAATACAAATCACTCAAGGGCGAGCCGCACTCGTCGACATTCGCGCAGATGCTCCAGCATGTCGTGAATCATGCCAGCTATCACCGCGGTCAGGTGACCACCATGCTGCGCCAGATCGGCGCGAAGCCGCCGGAGAGCACTGATCTCATCAACTACTATCGGATGCAAGAGAAGGCTCGTGCCGCTACACCTGGGCGGACCGCCTGA
- a CDS encoding glycoside hydrolase family 88 protein yields the protein MNLRTPRPMFVVICLAMIASTATQTFAAKPHAAKSKKNRIKEFENWPKGSSPQEIGKRVAERFANGPHTNFGRSTPPAHITYPETCAWYGSLTFAQLADDKDLTAKLTTRFDPLFGDEAKLIPEPNHVDSTVFGAVPLELYIETKQQKYLDLGKSMADKQWEDATPDGLSKQSRFWIDDMYMMEIVQLQAYRATGDNKYVDRAALEMSTYLDRLQQPNGLFYHAPDVPFFWGRGNGWVAAGMAELLRSLPENHPQRARILDGYRKMMKSLLQYQGSDGMWKQLIDHPESWPESSSTGMFTFAMITGVKNGWLDRKTYAAAARKGWLGLVSYLTPDGDIRNVCEGTNKKNDLQYYLDRARLTGDLHGQAPILWSASALLR from the coding sequence ATGAACCTTCGAACACCTCGTCCGATGTTCGTAGTGATATGCCTGGCCATGATTGCCAGCACCGCCACGCAAACATTTGCTGCGAAGCCGCACGCCGCAAAATCGAAAAAGAATCGCATCAAGGAATTTGAAAACTGGCCTAAGGGTTCGTCGCCTCAGGAGATCGGCAAGCGTGTCGCAGAGCGTTTTGCTAACGGACCACACACGAACTTCGGCAGATCTACTCCGCCTGCTCATATCACCTACCCGGAGACCTGCGCATGGTATGGCTCGCTCACATTCGCGCAACTCGCAGACGACAAAGATCTCACGGCCAAGCTGACCACTCGATTCGATCCGCTATTCGGTGACGAAGCAAAGTTAATTCCCGAACCGAATCACGTGGATTCGACTGTCTTTGGCGCGGTTCCACTGGAGCTTTACATCGAGACCAAGCAGCAAAAGTATCTCGATTTGGGAAAGTCGATGGCCGACAAGCAGTGGGAAGATGCCACGCCCGACGGGCTCTCGAAGCAGAGCCGCTTCTGGATCGACGATATGTACATGATGGAAATCGTGCAGCTACAGGCGTATCGCGCGACCGGAGACAACAAGTACGTCGACCGGGCCGCTCTCGAGATGAGCACATACCTCGACAGGCTCCAGCAGCCCAATGGGCTCTTCTACCACGCGCCTGACGTCCCATTCTTCTGGGGCAGAGGCAACGGCTGGGTAGCCGCAGGAATGGCGGAATTGCTTCGCTCCCTGCCCGAAAATCATCCACAGCGTGCCCGCATCCTCGACGGTTACCGCAAGATGATGAAGTCGCTGCTGCAGTACCAGGGGAGCGACGGAATGTGGAAGCAGCTCATCGATCATCCAGAGTCGTGGCCCGAATCTTCATCGACCGGCATGTTCACCTTCGCGATGATCACTGGAGTTAAGAACGGTTGGCTCGATCGCAAGACCTACGCGGCCGCAGCGCGCAAAGGCTGGCTTGGGCTGGTGAGCTATTTGACTCCTGACGGCGACATCCGGAATGTCTGCGAGGGCACGAACAAAAAGAACGATCTGCAGTACTACCTCGACCGCGCAAGATTGACGGGCGATCTTCACGGTCAGGCGCCGATCTTGTGGTCAGCCTCAGCGCTGCTGCGGTGA
- a CDS encoding LytTR family DNA-binding domain-containing protein codes for MSNNVVSAESSEQKRQPDDRLIIKSGGRVIFVSVDEIDWIQADANYVRLHITGRDPLLFRKPISKLADQLDNARFIRIHRSYIVNVSRISELQPCNSGEFIVSLRNGKEIPCSRTYRHFLQALYVQR; via the coding sequence ATGAGTAACAATGTCGTGAGCGCAGAATCGTCAGAGCAGAAGCGGCAGCCGGACGATCGGCTCATCATCAAGTCCGGCGGGCGCGTGATCTTTGTTTCTGTGGACGAGATCGATTGGATTCAGGCCGACGCGAATTACGTTCGTCTGCACATCACCGGAAGAGATCCACTGCTGTTCCGCAAACCAATCAGCAAGCTCGCAGACCAACTCGACAACGCCCGCTTCATCCGCATTCACCGCTCCTACATCGTGAACGTTAGCCGAATCAGCGAACTGCAACCCTGCAACAGCGGTGAATTCATCGTCTCACTACGCAATGGCAAAGAGATACCCTGCAGCCGAACCTATCGTCACTTCCTGCAGGCTTTATATGTGCAGCGATAG
- a CDS encoding nuclear transport factor 2 family protein, with the protein MASILLAFPPKDLAANSRTSNESPKSTSCATPEHRQFDFWIGDWDAFDFGTTNKVARTRVERTLNGCVLREVYEDPTGLKGESFTIYDAARKTWHQSWVTNRGQLLTIEGKLENGEIVLSGHDHAKDTLVRGTWKAVDGGVRETALTSTDNGGTWRPWFDLLFRRHTESTDDPGKIVAALDKEYQAAVQRNDVATMDRILADDFTLVTGSGKSYTKSDLLKEAKSGRVIYEQQDDISQTVRVWGDTAVVTAKLRARGAESAQPFDYAVWFSDTYVRTPAGWRYVFGQSSLRLPN; encoded by the coding sequence GTGGCATCAATCCTCCTTGCTTTTCCGCCGAAGGATCTTGCTGCAAACTCACGCACCTCCAATGAATCCCCAAAGTCCACATCCTGTGCCACTCCTGAGCATCGGCAATTCGACTTCTGGATCGGCGATTGGGACGCATTTGACTTCGGCACCACCAACAAAGTCGCGCGCACGCGGGTGGAACGCACACTCAACGGCTGCGTGTTGCGGGAAGTCTACGAAGATCCGACTGGGCTCAAAGGCGAGAGCTTCACTATCTATGACGCCGCGAGAAAAACCTGGCACCAGAGTTGGGTAACGAATCGCGGACAGTTGCTGACAATCGAAGGAAAGCTCGAAAACGGCGAGATCGTACTGAGCGGACACGATCACGCGAAAGACACTCTGGTTCGCGGTACGTGGAAGGCGGTCGACGGAGGTGTGCGCGAAACCGCATTGACCTCCACCGATAACGGAGGCACGTGGAGGCCCTGGTTCGATCTGCTCTTTCGTCGTCACACCGAATCAACTGATGATCCAGGCAAGATCGTTGCAGCACTCGACAAGGAATATCAGGCTGCAGTGCAGAGGAACGATGTCGCCACCATGGACCGCATCTTGGCCGACGATTTCACGCTCGTTACCGGCTCCGGTAAGAGCTATACAAAATCTGATCTGCTCAAAGAAGCAAAATCCGGCCGCGTCATCTACGAACAGCAGGACGACATCAGTCAAACAGTTCGCGTGTGGGGCGATACCGCCGTTGTCACGGCGAAGTTGCGCGCGAGAGGTGCAGAAAGCGCCCAGCCGTTCGATTACGCGGTTTGGTTCAGCGACACATATGTAAGAACACCGGCGGGATGGCGATATGTGTTTGGGCAATCGTCATTGCGGTTACCGAACTAG
- a CDS encoding AlkA N-terminal domain-containing protein has translation MALDWQACSQARLSRDARFDGKFFIGVRTSGVYCRSICPAPTAKEKNVRYFPTAAAAAEAGFRPCLRCRPECSPGTPAWFGTSNTVSRALRLIDESGLEDGGVEALAERLGLGARHVRRLFLQHLGATPSAVARTRRLHFAKKLIDETNLPMNQVALASGFGCVRRFNAGIRNVYGRTPVQIRRLARQKTIEPENQYLFRLRFRPPYYWQGMLAFLAARATPGVEAVDAGTYRRSISLNGKHGYFEASLDENTHTLTARIQFGDPRALFFIVERIRAMFDVNADWSSISTALRADRELFNRLDAAPGMRVPGCWNGFELATRAVLGQQITVKGATALAGRIARAFGQPFSAANLTHIFPAPEILADANLSSVGLPKARAATIRALARAVCDGQIHFEGIIDVDQFLNRLCEIPGIGNWTAQYVAMRALREPDAFPSSDLGLLRALDAKTPRELERRAEAWRPWRAYAAMYLWGSPAWAKLPRRVEPPSKAAFRQEQDARRISASQV, from the coding sequence ATGGCACTTGATTGGCAGGCTTGCTCGCAGGCGAGACTCTCACGCGATGCGCGATTTGATGGGAAGTTCTTCATCGGAGTCCGCACCAGCGGGGTTTACTGTCGTTCGATTTGTCCCGCGCCTACGGCCAAAGAGAAGAACGTTCGTTACTTCCCGACCGCGGCCGCAGCCGCAGAGGCGGGCTTCCGCCCATGCCTGCGCTGTCGTCCGGAGTGCTCCCCGGGAACTCCAGCCTGGTTCGGAACTTCAAACACAGTTTCGCGAGCCCTGCGCCTGATCGATGAAAGCGGCCTTGAAGATGGAGGCGTCGAAGCGCTTGCCGAACGATTGGGATTGGGAGCGCGACATGTTCGCCGCCTGTTTCTCCAACATTTGGGAGCGACGCCGAGCGCAGTTGCTCGCACGCGCAGGCTGCATTTTGCCAAAAAGCTGATTGATGAAACCAACCTTCCGATGAATCAGGTTGCACTGGCCTCCGGCTTCGGCTGTGTACGGCGGTTCAATGCGGGAATTCGGAATGTTTATGGACGCACGCCAGTGCAGATTCGCCGCCTCGCGCGGCAGAAGACCATCGAGCCGGAGAATCAGTATTTGTTTCGACTTCGGTTTCGCCCGCCGTATTACTGGCAGGGGATGCTGGCATTTCTGGCGGCTCGGGCTACACCGGGTGTCGAAGCGGTGGACGCAGGAACTTACCGCCGTTCGATTTCCTTAAATGGGAAGCACGGCTACTTTGAAGCCTCGCTGGACGAAAACACGCACACTCTCACTGCGCGCATTCAATTCGGCGATCCTCGCGCATTGTTTTTTATCGTCGAGCGCATACGCGCAATGTTCGACGTGAACGCCGACTGGTCGAGCATCTCGACGGCCTTGCGTGCAGACCGAGAGCTGTTCAACAGACTTGATGCCGCTCCAGGAATGCGTGTGCCAGGCTGTTGGAACGGATTTGAACTGGCGACGCGCGCGGTTCTGGGGCAGCAGATCACAGTCAAAGGGGCCACGGCCCTCGCAGGGCGAATCGCCCGAGCCTTCGGACAGCCGTTTTCCGCGGCCAATCTGACGCACATCTTTCCCGCTCCGGAAATTCTGGCCGATGCCAACCTTTCCAGCGTTGGATTGCCGAAGGCTCGGGCCGCTACGATTCGTGCTCTCGCCCGGGCGGTCTGCGACGGTCAGATCCACTTTGAGGGAATCATCGACGTCGACCAGTTCCTAAACCGTCTTTGCGAGATACCCGGCATCGGGAACTGGACCGCTCAATACGTCGCCATGCGTGCCCTTAGAGAACCCGATGCGTTCCCTTCTTCCGACCTGGGGCTTCTTCGCGCGCTGGACGCAAAGACGCCTCGCGAACTGGAGCGGCGTGCCGAGGCCTGGCGGCCTTGGCGGGCCTATGCTGCGATGTACCTCTGGGGTAGCCCCGCTTGGGCCAAGCTACCTCGACGAGTGGAACCTCCCAGCAAGGCAGCCTTTCGCCAGGAGCAAGATGCGCGTCGCATATCTGCGAGCCAGGTGTAA
- a CDS encoding PilZ domain-containing protein yields the protein MVNPEELQQIAAEHVERRREPRLNQPAGVTVRVEQPGGGEEFHAVLVNASDGGFAIRHWRRDLLIGQRVRISDAAQHEIAASVMWNWAVGPVVISGLCREMVPTASAHFRQMYDRPRPDESNSGFQGWAWAGLTGLIAAAAWYFRDKIL from the coding sequence ATGGTGAACCCAGAAGAGTTGCAACAGATTGCTGCCGAGCACGTGGAACGACGCCGTGAGCCGCGGCTAAACCAGCCCGCTGGCGTCACTGTTCGAGTTGAGCAGCCAGGCGGTGGCGAGGAATTTCATGCCGTGCTCGTGAATGCGAGCGACGGAGGATTTGCGATCCGTCACTGGCGCAGAGACCTCTTGATCGGCCAGAGAGTGCGAATTTCGGACGCCGCGCAGCACGAAATTGCAGCTTCCGTTATGTGGAATTGGGCCGTGGGACCAGTTGTGATTTCGGGCCTGTGCCGAGAGATGGTACCCACCGCCAGCGCACATTTCCGTCAGATGTATGACCGGCCAAGACCGGACGAATCGAACTCCGGGTTTCAGGGTTGGGCATGGGCGGGGCTTACTGGACTTATTGCTGCTGCCGCCTGGTACTTCAGAGACAAAATTTTGTAG
- a CDS encoding PilZ domain-containing protein, whose amino-acid sequence MHELKRRYPRYPIDRPLTAYRLYEEMKVGIRGHWQQFGEGGMGAQMSEQLRSGEVLQIELSPSLKVYAAVRYSRAFYHGFEFVLLKDRQKAELARLSREMGEKTEQTAPKPS is encoded by the coding sequence ATGCATGAACTGAAGCGTCGATATCCCCGGTATCCCATCGACAGGCCTCTCACTGCATACCGACTCTACGAAGAGATGAAAGTGGGCATTCGCGGCCATTGGCAGCAATTCGGAGAAGGTGGCATGGGCGCGCAGATGTCGGAGCAATTGCGCTCCGGCGAAGTGCTGCAGATCGAACTTTCGCCGTCTCTCAAGGTGTACGCTGCTGTGCGGTATTCACGGGCCTTCTATCACGGGTTCGAATTCGTGCTTCTCAAAGACCGGCAGAAGGCTGAACTGGCGCGGCTGAGTCGAGAGATGGGCGAGAAGACAGAACAGACGGCGCCGAAGCCCTCTTAG